Proteins from one Verrucomicrobiaceae bacterium genomic window:
- a CDS encoding transposase, with translation MVDRGFRLKEQEREMFVGLMRMYETLCQVRVVTFCVLSNHFHVLVEVPRRPEVLPTEEEVLGIVRRSFGKATEGQVRAEVEHLRKIGAQADAQKIIDGLMARMWDISAFMKSLKQRFTQWFNKKEKRKGTLWEERYRSTLVEGGGTALAMVAAYVDLNPVRAKLVTDPKDYRWGGYAQAEAGIKVAKSSIELVALGQLEGRKPEEGHVQHYRKLLFTWGTASKTNADGTKKGAISETSRREVMKRGGRLPVAEALRCRVRYFTDGAVIGGKEFVNAIFKSQRKRFGAKRKDGARAVRGIAMDEGAEKLCSLRDLRVGVFGTPD, from the coding sequence GTGGTCGATCGAGGCTTTCGGCTCAAGGAGCAGGAGCGTGAGATGTTCGTTGGTCTCATGCGCATGTATGAAACGCTCTGCCAGGTGCGGGTCGTGACGTTTTGTGTGCTCTCGAATCACTTCCATGTGCTCGTGGAGGTGCCACGCAGGCCGGAGGTGTTGCCGACGGAGGAGGAGGTGCTGGGGATTGTGCGCAGGTCTTTTGGGAAGGCGACGGAGGGGCAGGTGAGGGCGGAGGTGGAGCATTTGCGCAAGATCGGAGCGCAGGCGGATGCGCAAAAGATCATCGATGGGTTGATGGCGCGGATGTGGGATATTTCGGCGTTTATGAAGTCGCTGAAGCAGCGCTTTACGCAGTGGTTTAATAAGAAGGAGAAGCGCAAAGGCACGCTGTGGGAAGAGCGCTATCGCAGCACTCTGGTGGAGGGTGGTGGGACGGCGCTGGCGATGGTGGCGGCGTATGTGGACCTGAACCCCGTGCGGGCGAAGTTGGTGACAGATCCAAAGGATTACCGGTGGGGCGGCTATGCGCAGGCGGAAGCCGGGATCAAAGTGGCAAAGAGCAGCATCGAGCTGGTGGCACTAGGGCAATTGGAGGGACGCAAACCCGAGGAGGGCCATGTGCAGCACTACCGAAAGCTCTTGTTTACCTGGGGCACGGCTTCGAAAACAAATGCGGATGGGACAAAGAAGGGGGCGATCAGCGAGACATCTCGGCGTGAGGTGATGAAGCGAGGAGGGAGGCTACCTGTGGCGGAGGCGCTGAGGTGCCGGGTGAGATATTTTACGGATGGAGCAGTGATCGGCGGCAAAGAGTTCGTGAACGCGATCTTCAAGAGCCAGCGGAAGCGCTTTGGGGCGAAGCGGAAGGATGGAGCACGGGCGGTGCGGGGGATTGCGATGGACGAGGGCGCGGAGAAGCTGTGCTCGCTAAGGGATTTGCGAGTAGGAGTGTTCGGAACTCCTGATTGA